A window of the Sabethes cyaneus chromosome 1, idSabCyanKW18_F2, whole genome shotgun sequence genome harbors these coding sequences:
- the LOC128745829 gene encoding uncharacterized protein LOC128745829, whose amino-acid sequence MGELPPERVTPAFTFLRTGVDYCGPVQYRIARKAALVRGFIAIFVCLVTKAVHIECVADLSTSSFIAALKRFVARRGKPELIQCDNATNFKGAKRELTELAHLFQSQLHQEMVTRHCSEDGITFKFIPPRSPNFGGLWEAAVKSLKKHLRCTIGNVILYHDEFLTLITQIESCLNSRPLTQLSSDPNDLEVLTPGHFLANRALTAIPEPNLENIPLNHLDRWQQTQEYVRRIWKQWQSEYLSGLQPRTRWTQRRNNVSIGTMVLVKEDNLPPLKWRVGRVVNCFKGDDDHIRVVTVRTKDGEFRRSISKICVLPIQQTGGEATDQ is encoded by the coding sequence ATGGGCGAGTTACCCCCCGAACGCGTTACGCCTGCCTTTACTTTTCTTCGCACTGGGGTGGATTATTGTGGACCAGTCCAGTACCGAATTGCACGGAAGGCAGCTCTCGTCAGAGGCTTCATTGCTATATTTGTTTGCCTAGTAACAAAAGCGGTTCATATAGAATGCGTCGCTGATCTTTCGACTAGCTCGTTCATAGCTGCACTTAAAAGATTTGTAGCTCGCAGAGGGAAGCCTGAACTCATCCAGTGTGATAACGCCACTAACTTCAAGGGAGCCAAACGAGAGCTCACCGAACTAGCCCATTTGTTTCAATCGCAGTTGCATCAGGAGATGGTCACTCGCCACTGCAGTGAAGATGGGATTACTTTCAAATTCATCCCACCAAGATCGCCGAATTTTGGAGGACTCTGGGAGGCTGCCGTCAAATCTTTAAAGAAACACCTGCGCTGTACTATTGGCAACGTAATCCTCTACCACGATGAATTTTTGACACTGATAACTCAGATAGAAAGCTGCTTAAACTCTCGCCCACTTACGCAACTCAGCTCCGATCCTAACGATTTAGAGGTACTCACTCCCGGGCATTTTCTTGCCAACCGCGCTCTGACAGCCATCCCAGAGCCAAATCTCGAAAACATCCCACTGAATCACTTAGATAGATGGCAACAAACTCAAGAATATGTTCGTCGAATATGGAAGCAGTGGCAGTCAGAATATCTTTCGGGACTGCAACCTCGTACTCGATGGACGCAACGTCGGAACAACGTGTCGATAGGAACCATGGTGCTGGTAAAAGAGGACAATCTACCACCCCTCAAGTGGAGAGTAGGTAGAGTGGTCAACTGTTTCAAGGGCGACGACGATCATATCCGCGTAGTCACGGTCCGAACGAAGGACGGTGAATTTCGACGAAGCATCTCCAAGATTTGCGTACTACCGATTCAGCAAACTGGTGGGGAAGCCACTGACCAGTAA